One part of the Neodiprion virginianus isolate iyNeoVirg1 chromosome 3, iyNeoVirg1.1, whole genome shotgun sequence genome encodes these proteins:
- the LOC124299870 gene encoding eukaryotic translation initiation factor 3 subunit H, whose product MATRGQSRRIPETESRIDYVQTDGLAVMKMVKHCHEESTSNMEVAQGALLGLVVNNRLEITNCFPFPKNDETMDEEEYQLAMMRRLRRVNVDHFHVGWYQSADVGNFLSHPLLESQFHYQTSIEESVVVIYDTAKSARGFLTLKAYRLTPQAIQMYKEGEFTPDALRTLKIGYESLFVEVPIVIKNSNLTNIMMSELEEMIPEEEGTKYLDLGTATVLENQLRCLMDRVDELNQEAIKFNRHQHLVIRQQQDKNRLMQKRAQENAARAAKDEAPLPDDDINKLLRPLPVPPRLNPMIVAGQINTYSQHISQFCSQSLAKLYITQSLQNAKESKSTN is encoded by the coding sequence ATGGCAACGCGAGGGCAATCGAGGAGGATACCGGAGACGGAGTCCCGGATAGATTACGTTCAGACCGACGGTTTGGCAGTGATGAAAATGGTGAAACACTGTCATGAAGAATCCACGAGCAACATGGAAGTCGCTCAGGGTGCTCTGCTTGGTTTGGTTGTCAACAATCGGCTGGAGATCACCAACTGCTTTCCGTTTCCCAAGAACGATGAAACCATGGATGAAGAGGAATATCAACTTGCCATGATGCGCAGGCTGCGTAGAGTGAACGTCGACCACTTTCACGTCGGTTGGTACCAGAGCGCTGACGTTGGAAACTTTCTGAGCCATCCTCTGTTGGAATCACAGTTTCACTATCAGACATCCATCGAAGAGTCAGTGGTGGTTATTTACGACACGGCCAAGTCTGCTAGGGGCTTTTTGACACTAAAGGCTTATCGCTTGACTCCACAAGCGATCCAAATGTACAAGGAAGGAGAATTTACGCCCGATGCGCTGCGCACGTTAAAAATTGGCTACGAATCTCTATTCGTCGAAGTGCCGATTGTCATAAAGAACAGCAATCTTACAAACATCATGATGTCTGAACTAGAGGAAATGATTCCCGAAGAAGAAGGAACCAAGTATCTTGACCTCGGTACCGCCACAGTCCTGGAAAACCAGCTGAGGTGCTTGATGGATAGAGTAGATGAGCTAAACCAAGAAGCTATTAAGTTCAACCGTCATCAGCATTTGGTTATTCGTCAGCAACAAGACAAGAATCGTTTGATGCAAAAGCGAGCACAGGAGAACGCAGCCAGGGCTGCTAAGGACGAGGCGCCTCTACCCGATGACGATATCAACAAGCTGCTCAGGCCGTTGCCTGTTCCCCCCAGGCTGAACCCCATGATCGTTGCTGGACAGATAAACACCTATAGTCAGCACATATCGCAGTTCTGTTCTCAAAGTTTGGCAAAGTTGTACATCACCCAGAGTCTACAGAATGCCAAGGAATCCAAGTCTACCAATTAA